Proteins from a genomic interval of Gopherus evgoodei ecotype Sinaloan lineage chromosome 7, rGopEvg1_v1.p, whole genome shotgun sequence:
- the FRMPD2 gene encoding FERM and PDZ domain-containing protein 2 isoform X4, giving the protein MKCPGGFPFYPEALEHMKPLDGCRVGKAPENREKNRYRDILPYDATRVPLGATRGYINASYIRTHIGEEEHFYISTQGPLPCTVADFWQMIWENESDVIAMMTKEVELGKVKCHRYWPEPPQHSLDFSEFHLRLDNYQILEYFIIRIIEIINKQTGERRFVKHLQFTTWPDHGTPRLIEHLVKFIRYMRKIHQTGPITAHCSAGIGRSGVLLCIDILLSCIEKDLCFNIKQIVRELRHQRFGMIQTKDQYLFCYEVVLQVLQNIEAMESRLLQ; this is encoded by the exons ATGAAGTGTCCCGGAGGATTTCCGTTCTACCCAGAG GCTTTAGAACACATGAAACCGCTTGATGGCTGCCGAGTTGGGAAAGCGCCAGAAAACCGGGAGAAAAACAGATACCGAGATATCCTTCCAT ATGATGCGACACGGGTTCCTCTTGGAGCAACCAGGGGCTATATTAATGCAAGTTACATCCGAACACATATTGGAGAAGAGGAACATTTCTATATTTCAACAcaaggacctctgccttgcactgTGGCTGATTTCTGGCAAATGATTTGGGAGAATGAGTCAGATGTAATTGCCATGATGACGAAAGAAGTAGAGCTTGGAAAAGTCAAGTGTCACAGATACTGGCCTGAACCTCCACAGCACTCTCTAGACTTCAGTGAATTCCATCTGAGGCTGGACAACTACCAGATCTTGGAATATTTTATCATCCGAATAATAGAAATAATTAACAAGCAg acaggagagagacgcTTCGTAAAACACTTGCAGTTTACCACTTGGCCAGATCACGGTACTCCCAGACTGATAGAGCATCTCGTAAAATTCATTCGCTACATGAGAAAAATTCACCAGACGGGCCCCATAACGGCCCACTGCAGCGCTGGAATTGGAAGGAGCGGGGTTCTGCTTTGTATTGATATTTTGCTGAGTTGCATTGAAAAAGATCTATGT TTCAACATCAAGCAGATAGTGAGAGAGCTGAGGCATCAACGATTTGGCATGATTCAAACTAAG GACCAGTACCTGTTCTGCTACGAAGtagtgctgcaagtgctgcagaaCATTGAAGCCATGGAATCCCGTCTCCTCCAATAA